In Xylanibacter ruminicola 23, a single genomic region encodes these proteins:
- a CDS encoding nucleoside recognition domain-containing protein has translation MVLNWIWIGFFIIAFVIAVIKLVFWGDFDVFPAMMDSTFSSSKTAFEISLGLTGVLSLWLGIMKIGEKGGVVNVLAKLLSPIFTKLFPDIPKGHPVTGSIFMNIAANMLGLDNAATPLGLKAMEQLQDLNQKKDTASNPMIMFLVLNTSGLTLIPISILVYRAQMGAAQPTDIFIPILLATFFSTLSGIIITSFFQKINLLNKTMLLTLGGAALVVATVIWGFGQMDSILMNKVSTSAANIMLMLIIIAFILAGVRKKINVYDAFIEGAKEGFTTAVRIIPYLVAILVGIGVFRASGAMDMLIDGVKYGVEACGGNTDFVGALPTALMKPLSGSGARGMMVDAMTTYGADSFVGRLSCIFQGSTDTTFYILAVYFGSVGIVKTRHAVACGLLADLAGIIAAIAIAYLFFG, from the coding sequence ATGGTACTTAATTGGATTTGGATAGGATTCTTTATCATCGCATTCGTGATTGCCGTGATAAAACTGGTGTTCTGGGGAGATTTTGATGTATTCCCAGCCATGATGGATTCAACGTTTTCTTCGTCAAAAACTGCCTTCGAAATTTCACTGGGTCTCACAGGCGTATTGTCGCTGTGGCTGGGTATTATGAAGATAGGCGAAAAGGGCGGCGTGGTAAACGTACTGGCTAAGTTGCTTAGTCCGATTTTTACCAAGCTGTTTCCCGATATCCCCAAGGGGCACCCCGTTACGGGCTCGATATTTATGAATATCGCAGCCAACATGTTAGGACTGGATAATGCCGCTACACCACTCGGACTTAAGGCGATGGAGCAGTTGCAGGATCTGAACCAGAAGAAGGACACAGCCAGCAATCCGATGATTATGTTCCTGGTACTGAACACCAGCGGACTTACACTCATACCAATATCTATCCTGGTGTATCGTGCCCAGATGGGTGCTGCACAGCCCACAGATATTTTTATACCCATCCTGCTGGCCACGTTCTTCTCTACGTTGTCAGGTATCATCATCACCAGCTTTTTCCAGAAGATCAATCTGCTCAATAAAACCATGCTGCTTACCCTTGGCGGTGCAGCTCTGGTGGTAGCCACAGTTATCTGGGGCTTCGGACAGATGGACTCGATATTGATGAACAAAGTGAGCACCAGCGCCGCTAACATTATGCTGATGCTGATTATCATCGCCTTTATACTGGCAGGCGTTCGCAAGAAGATTAATGTGTACGATGCGTTTATCGAGGGTGCCAAAGAGGGCTTTACTACTGCCGTACGTATCATCCCCTACCTGGTAGCCATCCTGGTGGGCATCGGTGTGTTCCGTGCCTCAGGTGCGATGGACATGCTGATTGATGGCGTGAAATATGGTGTAGAGGCCTGCGGTGGTAATACCGATTTTGTAGGTGCGCTGCCCACTGCGCTGATGAAACCACTCTCGGGCAGTGGCGCTCGCGGCATGATGGTCGATGCCATGACGACCTATGGCGCCGACTCGTTTGTAGGCCGACTGAGCTGTATTTTCCAGGGCTCTACCGATACCACCTTTTATATCCTCGCTGTTTATTTTGGTAGCGTAGGCATTGTAAAAACACGTCACGCTGTGGCATGCGGACTATTAGCCGACTTGGCTGGCATCATCGCTGCCATCGCAATAGCATACTTGTTCTTCGGATAA
- a CDS encoding S46 family peptidase: MKKLLFTLLAACSLTSAKADEGMWTLYNLPNAVYETMKQENYELPYNALYYGEDAVKNCVVNFGGFCSGVVVSPDGLVFTNHHCGFEAIRSHSTVEHDYMLNGFVANSYEEELPNERLFVSFMIEQKDVTAYLDSLGLNNLPQSKRAQFVDSVENAMSKAIRQQDSTLRVELKPFYEGNRYFLTTYRDYEDVRLVFALPKSMGKFGGETDNWMWPRQTCDFSVFRIYVDPKTGGPAKYSKDNVPYHPKKWAPVSLQGYVPGSFSMTIGYPGSTNRYLSSYGIRERRDAENEPRYKTREVKQNIMIRHMRADEAVRIKYDSKYAQSSNYWKNSIGMNKCIDSIGLIKQKAEFEQKIRCWQDSTGFLKGKLDFDLLERLYAKQFKAIKALTYFSETFGGRSADELTRRAYRAQNGSTVKGDENKPKSQYIEFEDNSNEWDEATDKEIQAAAMAFYRTQVEEKYLPDFYQVVDRDFGGNYQKYIDYLFKKSQLMKHGKKIYINKKSFRKDPGVAFGESLNNTISDIIAEATEVYDSIAVQERYLCAAKLRMEEDMPNYSDANFTMRLSYGQVGEYLLAGQPSGYYTTAESIVEKMNRGEQGVIDYEAEPIMKELLSKKDFGKYTDKTTGKMHLCFLSNNDITGGNSGSPMFNGKGELIGLAFDGNWDSLSSDIFFDKQLARCIGVDIRYVLYMMESWGKADRLIKEIGAK; the protein is encoded by the coding sequence ATGAAAAAGTTACTTTTTACTTTACTTGCTGCATGCAGCCTTACAAGCGCTAAGGCCGACGAAGGCATGTGGACACTTTACAACCTGCCCAATGCCGTGTATGAAACCATGAAGCAGGAGAACTATGAGTTGCCTTACAACGCGCTGTACTACGGCGAAGATGCCGTTAAAAACTGCGTGGTTAACTTTGGTGGATTCTGCTCGGGTGTAGTCGTTTCGCCCGATGGTCTGGTGTTTACCAATCACCACTGCGGTTTCGAGGCCATCCGCTCGCACTCTACCGTTGAGCACGATTACATGCTGAACGGCTTTGTGGCAAACTCTTACGAAGAGGAGCTGCCCAACGAGCGCCTGTTTGTTAGCTTTATGATTGAGCAGAAGGATGTCACAGCCTATCTCGACTCATTAGGACTTAACAACCTGCCACAGAGCAAGCGCGCCCAGTTTGTTGATTCTGTTGAAAACGCTATGAGCAAGGCCATCCGCCAGCAGGATTCAACCCTGCGTGTAGAGCTGAAGCCTTTCTACGAGGGCAACCGCTACTTCCTTACTACCTATCGCGACTATGAGGATGTGCGCCTGGTGTTCGCCCTGCCCAAATCGATGGGTAAGTTTGGTGGCGAGACCGATAACTGGATGTGGCCCCGTCAGACGTGCGACTTCTCGGTTTTCCGCATCTATGTTGATCCAAAAACCGGCGGTCCCGCCAAGTACTCAAAGGATAACGTGCCTTACCACCCAAAGAAGTGGGCACCCGTATCGCTGCAGGGCTACGTGCCAGGTTCGTTCTCTATGACCATCGGCTATCCCGGCTCTACCAACCGCTATCTGTCGAGCTATGGTATCCGCGAGCGTCGCGATGCCGAAAATGAGCCACGCTATAAAACCCGCGAGGTTAAGCAGAACATTATGATTCGCCACATGCGCGCCGACGAGGCTGTACGTATCAAGTACGATTCTAAATACGCCCAGAGCTCAAACTACTGGAAGAACTCTATCGGTATGAACAAGTGTATCGACTCTATCGGATTGATTAAGCAGAAGGCCGAGTTCGAACAGAAGATACGCTGCTGGCAGGATTCTACGGGATTCCTGAAGGGCAAACTCGACTTCGACCTTCTGGAGCGCCTGTACGCTAAGCAGTTCAAGGCCATTAAGGCACTCACCTACTTTAGCGAGACCTTTGGCGGCCGTAGCGCCGACGAGCTTACACGCCGTGCTTATCGTGCCCAGAACGGCTCTACCGTTAAGGGCGATGAGAATAAGCCCAAGAGCCAGTACATAGAGTTCGAAGACAACAGCAACGAGTGGGACGAGGCTACCGACAAGGAGATTCAGGCTGCAGCCATGGCATTCTATCGCACTCAGGTTGAGGAGAAATACCTGCCCGACTTCTATCAGGTAGTTGATCGCGACTTTGGCGGCAACTATCAGAAGTATATCGACTATCTGTTCAAGAAGTCGCAATTGATGAAGCACGGCAAGAAAATCTATATCAACAAGAAGAGCTTCCGTAAGGATCCTGGTGTGGCCTTTGGCGAGAGCCTTAACAACACCATAAGCGACATTATAGCCGAGGCTACCGAGGTTTACGATTCTATCGCCGTGCAGGAGCGCTACCTGTGTGCTGCCAAGCTGCGCATGGAGGAGGATATGCCTAACTACTCAGACGCCAACTTCACCATGCGCCTCTCGTACGGTCAGGTAGGCGAGTACCTGCTGGCCGGTCAGCCCTCGGGCTACTACACCACAGCCGAGAGCATTGTTGAGAAGATGAACCGTGGCGAGCAGGGCGTTATCGACTACGAGGCCGAGCCTATCATGAAGGAGCTGCTCTCTAAGAAGGACTTTGGTAAATATACCGATAAAACCACAGGTAAGATGCACCTGTGCTTCCTGTCGAACAACGACATCACCGGTGGTAACTCAGGTTCGCCTATGTTCAACGGCAAGGGCGAGCTCATCGGACTGGCCTTTGACGGCAACTGGGACAGCCTTTCTTCGGATATCTTCTTCGACAAGCAGCTGGCCCGCTGCATCGGCGTAGATATCCGCTACGTGCTGTACATGATGGAAAGCTGGGGCAAAGCCGACCGCTTGATTAAAGAGATTGGTGCCAAGTAA
- a CDS encoding lipopolysaccharide biosynthesis protein gives MANLKSLVKDTAIYGLSSIVGRFLNYLMVPLYTYTLKSCADYGIYNDIYAQTALLMVLLTFGMETTFFRFMNKEEGDKMRVYSTALMMVGGVCLTFAALVLLFINPIASVLDYPNHKWYVGMMFVTVAQDAFQAIPFAYLRYKHRPIKFASLKLLFIFMSVTLNVVAYWLMPQINPEWQIHIGYAFAINLLCTTIISFCLISELVGFKWQFDSQKCKQMLSYSWPLLVLGIAGILNQVAGQILLPRILDSEEGRHQLGIYGACIKIAMIMALITQAFRFAYEPIVFGSAKEKNSKELYAKSMKFFVIFTLLAFLCVMGYIDIFKYLVGDKFREGLGIVPIVMMAEIFMGIYFNLSFWYKLIDKTIYGAWFSLAGCAVLFGVNVIFIPQIGYWACAWGGLAGYGTAMVLSYIVGQKQNPIPYPMKDIVIYFIAAGAFFALMKWGEQRLPAWASLIWNSLMILGFIYRIIKTDMPLSSLPIIGKKFKKTK, from the coding sequence ATGGCAAATTTAAAATCATTAGTAAAAGACACGGCCATCTACGGCCTTTCGAGCATTGTAGGTAGATTCTTGAACTACCTGATGGTGCCGCTTTATACTTACACCCTGAAGAGTTGTGCCGATTACGGCATCTACAACGATATCTATGCCCAAACAGCGCTGTTGATGGTGCTGCTTACGTTTGGTATGGAAACCACCTTCTTCCGCTTTATGAATAAGGAAGAGGGCGACAAGATGCGTGTGTACAGCACGGCACTGATGATGGTTGGCGGCGTGTGCCTCACGTTTGCTGCACTGGTACTGCTGTTTATCAACCCCATCGCCAGTGTGCTCGACTATCCCAACCACAAGTGGTACGTAGGTATGATGTTTGTAACCGTGGCTCAGGATGCCTTCCAGGCCATCCCCTTTGCCTATCTGCGCTACAAGCATCGCCCCATTAAGTTTGCATCGCTCAAGTTGCTGTTTATCTTCATGAGCGTTACGCTTAACGTGGTGGCTTACTGGCTCATGCCGCAAATCAACCCCGAGTGGCAGATACACATCGGTTATGCCTTTGCCATCAACCTGCTGTGTACCACTATTATATCGTTCTGCCTCATCAGCGAGCTGGTGGGCTTTAAATGGCAGTTCGATAGCCAGAAGTGCAAACAGATGCTTAGCTACTCGTGGCCCTTGCTGGTGCTGGGTATTGCAGGCATACTGAACCAGGTGGCCGGACAGATACTGCTGCCACGTATCCTCGACTCTGAGGAGGGTCGCCATCAGTTAGGTATCTATGGCGCCTGCATCAAAATTGCAATGATAATGGCCCTGATTACCCAGGCCTTCCGTTTTGCCTACGAGCCCATCGTATTCGGTTCGGCCAAGGAAAAGAACAGCAAGGAGCTGTATGCCAAGTCGATGAAGTTCTTCGTGATATTCACGCTGCTGGCATTCCTATGTGTCATGGGTTATATCGATATCTTCAAGTACCTGGTAGGCGATAAGTTCCGCGAGGGACTGGGCATTGTGCCGATAGTGATGATGGCCGAGATATTTATGGGCATCTACTTCAACCTGTCGTTCTGGTACAAGCTTATCGACAAGACCATCTATGGCGCCTGGTTCTCGCTGGCAGGTTGCGCTGTGCTGTTTGGCGTTAACGTTATCTTCATCCCCCAGATAGGCTACTGGGCCTGCGCTTGGGGCGGACTGGCAGGTTATGGCACAGCTATGGTGCTGAGCTATATCGTTGGTCAGAAGCAGAACCCCATCCCCTATCCTATGAAGGATATCGTTATTTACTTTATCGCCGCAGGTGCCTTCTTTGCTCTGATGAAATGGGGCGAGCAGCGACTGCCTGCCTGGGCATCACTCATCTGGAACAGCCTGATGATTTTAGGCTTTATCTATCGCATCATCAAAACCGACATGCCACTTTCAAGCCTGCCAATTATCGGAAAGAAATTCAAGAAAACAAAATAA